Genomic segment of Syngnathus acus chromosome 10, fSynAcu1.2, whole genome shotgun sequence:
TTtcgttttgttattttattattaatctGATTGTTATTATTTGGTGCCGTTGCTAGAGTATAGTAAGAATATTTAATCCTTGTTCATGCTGCTGCCTTTTATAATGAtaacaatgataataatagtcatataataataatcataatagtAGCCTATTATTGTCATCACATATGGACAATATTAATATAGCGTATTTATAATGATCCTTTTACATGTATGATATCAATATCGTGTGTGATATTATTATTGCTAGAATTACTAATAGTCACAGTGTTAATGAACAAagtattgttttaaaataaattcaaagatTATTTCTACAACTTGTTGACAGTGCTATTGCCTACATTATTAtcattctgactttaaagctTGGTGGCGAGATTGAGACCACCTACTGCTGCTAGTGCAACGAGTAATGATGACAATGACGCCAGTGTCTTTCCTTGTTGCCGCGCAGATGCCAAAGGCACCATCCGCGAGATCGTGCTGCCCAAGGGCCTGGACCTGGACCGGCCCAAGCGCACCCGAACCTCCTTCACGGCCGAGCAGCTGTACCGGCTGGAGGTGGAGTTCCAGCGATGCCAGTACGTGGTCGGCCGGGAACGCACCGAGCTGGCCCGACAGCTCAACCTGTCCGAGACGCAGGTGAGGAGATCGTGACGTGGCGCCGGCATTAGGAAGAAAGACGGTCATCACATTCAATCAcgttgattattttgtttacaaatgcaaaataaatacttcatTCATAATCATCAACGGAACAGTACGAGCATGCTGCTTTTATTCATACGGGTCCCTGCTCATTAGGTGCACAAAATTAAGATTAATAATACCGGATGCCAAGTTTAGCATATTTCAACGGTGTGCATGTAGCCAGTTCAAAGCTCTGATCTATAGAATCATCTGACATTCCTGCACaatcaataaacaaataaataaataaataaataaataaatagcgcATAACTACGAAAATGGAGTTGTTGTCTTTTAAAGATTATAACTTTAATTTTGTTGTCGTCGCATTGCAACTTTTGAATCCTTCTTAACTCCTTTATGAAATTTTGCGCTACTCGTGCAGTTTAGGATAATGAGGAGggtctttggaaaaaaaaaaaaaattgtttatgCAGTGGATACAAAAATTCCACGCaaacctgttttattttgtttggggGGGATAACGAGTTAAGTCACCAAGAGaaatcattttgtattttgtctcCATTAAATTTGAAGTCAATTGATTGTGTCAAGTCAGTTCCAGAGGTgaagtcaaaataaacaactgcaatccattttatttagaaCCTTAAAATGGGTTCAATTCAAAATCGAAGCAAATCTGGAAGCCAGAGTAGCCTAAATAATGTTCAGCTGTTCTACTCGACTTTTCTTGAGGTTTCAAcaggtctgtgtgtgtgtgtgtgtgttgggggggggggggggggggggggagttgtCAGTGCCATCACAGAGTATGTAAGCGCGAGCAAAGTGCCGGCGTTGTCTTCCAGCCTGGACGAGACACGACGACAGCGGCGCGTCGCCATTCGGACTGTGCGCGTATTGTCCGAGCAGACGGCGTCTGGTCGCGCGGAACCGGCCGTGACGTGACTCATAGTGGCCAGATTGTGCCGACGCCGGAAGTCGGGTGAAAAAGGCCTTGCCGCTCGCAAAACTAGACTCCACTTGACGTAGATTGAAGACAAATTGGCACATAGATTGTTTGCATCGATACTTTCTTTTCATGAGATGTGAAATAAGCAATCCTAAACAAACGGCAAGTACAATTGGTGGAGTCAAGTGAGCCGAATCGAATCATTTCATTACCTTGAAATACGTCTTGAATCGTCTTTTGACAAGTTCACTCGCATGTGTGGAAGAGGACAAGACAAAACTCTCTGGAACTGAGGTGTAGCCAATCGAATCAATCGAATCGAGCGCCACCATGAAAAGTGAGTCGTCGTTGAATCGCAATGGTTTGTAGCACATTTGTCCCACCGAATGGAGGCTCACCTGAGCGTGGGAGGTCCCGAGAGCGCCCCCTAGTGCCGGCGTGTCACCTGGCCAGGGGGGTGGGGGCGCCTCCTAACCGTCCCAAGTGCTTTTGTGCTAAGGAGGGATTAGGGCGGCCATATCTATCAGGCCTGGTATAAGACGGGGTTAACCCCCGGCTGAACCTGGCTGCTCTAATGGCGATCGCTCCCGCTCGGATCTTGACAGAGCGATTCCTTTTTGGACCCGACCGTTCTCTCGCTGGCTCACCAGCGCCAAACTCATTTTGGTCACGGCGATGGCTGGATTTGTGCGAGTTAGCTTTTCGGAGCAATATCAGGCCCACTTTTTGTGACAATTTCCCACGCATTGAAATTAGGCATGACTAGGTCAGGTGTTTTGGGTCAAGTTGACAAAATTCTAATCCTAACACCTATTACATCTTTGTAAGATTATCTGGCTAAAAAGTACCTTTACAAGAATGAACTCAGATTTTTGCAAGACGGTCATAAATCATAGTCATATTTCATaaagtgaatttaaaaaatatatatgtatatacaacTCTACCCTTGATGCCTTTTATTCTCCCAAAAATACAACTCCATATAGATCATCGAAAAATGTGTCCAAGGAAAAAATTAGACTTATTTATATGCTGCTTTGGAATCCGTGGAGGCGAGATAGAATCGCCTTGACTTTAATGTTATCACACACATAACCCCtccaattaaataataaataaataaataaaatgaaaatacagtgACAAAGTATTTTTACTTAACGCGGCAGTTAGCCACATTAGCCGGCTAGCCTTAGCCGTAAACGTCATTTGCATATTATAGAGGCATCGAATATTGTAACCATTGAGACTCcttgaaaaatgaattcatGTAAAAATATGTGTGAGCTTTTCGTAAAACGTCACCatgttgaacatttttattttttacagccACTAGATgaagttttttcttttgtcctttCTTCAGATTCCACAGGTTTAGTGAATGCCGGTatttggctggcaaccaattTGTAGTGCGGGGCTCCagataagctttttttttttttttacacaattatTTTGACTAGGAGGATAGTGTGGACCCTAACATGAAATTGTAGGAGCCCAAGTAGAACATTTTGAGACCAAACATTGACaatgaacacattttattgtcaCTCATTTTCAGTGTCATGCGCTGAACATAAATGTGCTGAATTTTGTCAACAAGCAAAAATATCCAagaattatatttaaaaaaaaaaacatatatatatatgtatatatactagTTGCATTAGCTCGAGTAGCTAGAGCACATTTACTTCAGTACATAAAGTAGCTCGACGTCATTCAAAGTAGCCTCCAACATTTAAAGGCACTTCCACATTTTTAAGCAAAGAAATGCTTActaaaaattgaaaagaacTTTCTATGCCAGAAGAAAAATTTGGAAAACGTGTTTTGAAAAGTACTTgaaatagcagcagatggcAGTTACAGAAGTACAGAGTGGAAAAAGTGCGTTTCCCAGGTGCAAGtcccttttatttattcctgACGCAATTTGTTTGGCTGGCGCTATAGCGGCAAACTTGCGCTTGGCGAGGCAAAATACAGGTCATGCCATATCCAGATCCCTCCCGGTAATCTGTGCCCTAGCGCTGAACCCTGGATCCCATTAAAAAGGATTTACGTGCAATAGTGTAGATGTAGCAAAGGCagctttgctttcttttcctctcatcaaTTCCCCTCCAATCAAATCCCTCGCCATGGATAGTTGCTGAGGCCCCgcccccgcccgcccggccgGCCAAACGTGTAGTAAGAGCTTTTTATGGAACCTCGGCTCGAGTCGGGCCCTGCCAGCCGCCCGGCGATCTCATTATCGGCGTCACGGCCGCCCGCCGACTCATGAGCTCACTCGCTGGAGCCCCCGGCGACCCCGCCCTAAGCGTGCGGCGATAGCGTTTTATCTAGTCGGTAAGCAAAGTCCGGCTAGCGTATCCTCCATCTGGTGCTGCGCTAAACATTCACTTCATCTGAATTCAAGCATAGGCCTACATTTGATTTCTAACAACTTGAAACATTCCTGTCAACGCAACATCTTTTTACTAGCATCTGCTAAGCGTTTTCTCgagagctagctagctagctagcgcaTGTCTCTAAATGGTGTGTTTGCTTCAAATTGTTGGTTTGCCACGGCCAGTGGAACTTGAATGTAAAACTGACATAGAGAATGAACCAATGGAGATTGAAACAGCCAAATATTAAACTCAGACCTTTATTTTGATCCAACTCGAGAACACTCGCCTAATGCGAACACATGAAGGGAAATGCTAACGAAAATCATGCGAAAAAGGCCTCGGCCGTTCAGTGTTGAAGGAAATGGATCAATATGTGCAACTAGAGTTCCAATACATCCGCAGGCCAACAAATTGTTCGAATTGGCCGCTGTCTGCTTTCACGCGACTGctcgagtaaaaaaaaaaaaaacatttccagatttgattctttttcaatgtttgtttgtctgctgGCAGGTGAAGGTGTGGTTCCAAAACCGTCGCACCAAACAgaagaaggacaccagcaagGATTCGGACAAGCGCACGTCGTCTTCTTCCGAGTCTTTGGCCACCTGCAACATCCTGCGTCTCCTGGAGCAGGGGCGGCTCCTGTCGGGCCCCGCGCCGCCCACCCCGTCCCCCCTGCTGGCGCCACCGCACCTGGCCAACGGTTCTCTGCTGAGCGGCGGCTCCAGGGGCGGCTCCTCGGCCTCGCCCCGGATGGGCGGCGGCAGCCCCCCCGGCTCGCTGGCCTTTGGGCTGCCCCTGCACGCTTTGGGCGGcaccccgccgccgccgccgccgcactcCCTCTGCTTCTCAGTGCCTCTGCTAGGCGGCGCCCATCACGAGCTGACCTCGGCCTACGGCTGCGGCTCCTCGGCCTTCGAGCCGTATATGAGGATGGACCGCAAGGAGGCCGATCTGGGCGGCAAGAAAACCGTTTCCTAAAGTGACTGGAGCGGCGTCGTGCTGTTTTGATCCGCTTTTGTCCGCTCGCTGTGCGATTGCGAGCGAGGTGAGCGCGCGAATGGCAGACAGGACGGCGTGGAGTGCTTTTCGTGCTGTGAAATTTCAGAAGAAATGCTCAGGCTGTGTTTGCAATCACTTGGCCATCTTGTTCAAATGCGCGCTGAGTGCAGTGCCtcgggaagggggagtggctcGGGGGTAGCGCATCCACCTGACTGTGCTTTGCGTGTCATCAAACCTTTGCCACTTTCCAATTCTTAAAGTCCAGTGAAATCAAAGTGGAAATGGACTTCATGAAATGTGAGTTAGTCACATGTTAATTCAATCATAAATAAGTCATAGAGTgtcacaaataaatgaaataaagattCGAATTCActaataaataagtaaataatgaattgtaataaatcaattcatttcgtgaaaaaaatggataaaattGCTCAAAAGAGGTCAAATAAAATTCCATAACCAACGTGAAAATACTGTTTAGTTTGTAAAATGATGCACATGATCAAAATTCGGGGAACATCAAATGCGTGATTCCAAACACAGCCTAtgccagagaaaaaaaagaaagaaagagaaattgtagcatttaattgtgttatttaaatatgtttgtgGTTCTTGATTTGCTTGTGTTTTGTGCGTGAACTAATCCTGTGGTAGCTCCCGTTCTGATCGTTTGCTTAAAAAGACAGCTGAAGCGCAACAGCTCAGGCCAACGCTGAGCCCGTTTGCAAACATCACTTTCATTTACTTCCTTGGCGCCGACTGCCgtggccgcccgcccgcccgccggccTCCCTTCCGTTGTCGTGCTTCAGCACAGGCCACTTTTCttgaattcattcaattttacACCCATCCTTGCCATTCACTATCCCGCGGGTGTGGGGGGGTCCAATTGTATGACCTTTGGCGCCTGCCTTGTGGCATCTCTGGCCGAAATACGCACATTCCAAAGATTAGGCCCAATTTCTAGAGAAGGTTCACTTCTATGAAGAATCCCGCAGCACATTTGGCCTCGGGTTCTGATGGGATTTGTTGCTCTTCACGTTCCAAGCACTTTATGTTTGCGCTTCCTTTGGAGCCGCCGCAACTCAAATGCAGTTTCCATTCTTCACCTCCGTTGGACTGGCCGGCCTTCAGTCACAGCCTCGCAATTGCCAAACACTTCACCGGGAGCTCTGGACTTCTTTGCCGCTTCTGGATGTAGGAAGCAGTCCTCTGATGTgtggactttttattttattattattttttttctggttttgAAACAGGCAGCGATTGTCCGTAAGCGCCCTCCCCTCAAATATCCAGCGCAAGAGGCAACGTTGCCTTTTGCGTGTTCCCAAAACCTGTTGCATGTGAGGGCGGACCTCAGGGACACAATTCaggattacacacacacacacacacgagtgaaacacacacatagacacacacgcacaaccgaaacacacactcagacgcacacagacacacgtacgcacacgactgaaacacacacagacgcacgacggaaatacacacacagacgcacacacacacacacgcgtacaTACACATGACtgacatacgcacacacacacacgagtgaaatacgcacacacacacatacgactgaaacacaaacagacacacacacacacagcgtggctattataaaataaacaaaataactaCAACTAAAATTgaagcaacatttttgtttacaaactAAACCATAAACAGAAAAGCTTTTAAAGAAAACTAATTATGGTGAAAATGTActttgcttttgtcttttgggattcatttgaaatgtatttattccgATATTGTCGcgtgtccaaaaaaaaaaaacacaaaaaaaaaggaaggtcAGAAAATCCTTTGAGAATTTGTACTTTACTTCATTACGCAATACTTGGttcgcttttttttctgaaaattgATTCAAagtgaatttcaaaaacaaacatcggACTGAAATGCTCACATGCACTTCCAACAGCCACTCATGAatgcagatttgttttttgttccacTCGTGCACTACTCAAAAACTCTCCTACACGTTTGTGGAATGCTCTCAGACACACTGCTGattatttatgatttttttttttttggcctatacacacacacactcaactcAAACACCACTGCAAAGGTCGCACACACTCTAGTGTAAAATTTTTGCTCGCAAATCAACACTTTTTATGAACACTCCTGAGACGCTCCCACAAAAACTACCGGAATctattttgctttatttttgcagCCACTCACTCAAATGGTTGGGTTTTTGCTCACCGAATTGCATATTTCAGGAGCGTTTGGGTGCCGCGTGTGCGATCCTGAGCGATCTCCCCGAAGGCGCCTCCGACTTGCACCCGGCCACTTGTGGAAGCgcctctcgctcgctcgctcgctcgctcgctcgctcgctggctggctggctggcgttCCTTCCGCTTGCTCGGCCTCCCCTTTTCACCACACtcactcttttcttttcttttctttttgtacatAGCTCTAAATGTATATAGAgcgttttatatatatatgcatatatataagTGAGTCTTTCTGTGTGGTtggaagagaaaacaaaagaaaaaaatcctttctAAATATGCTTAACGCTACTTTGTCTCTTGAACATTTTGCACTTATTTAAAGAGGATTTAGTCTGTTTTCTGGCCTGACCTTTCTATTCACAATCGGCCGTGATATTGTACAATAATGTATATGTACTTTGATTCATATAATTATATGTCTATGTCATTTGCCTCCTGTCTACTGTGTCATTTGTCCTTACACTGACACTTCAATATTTCCTATTTCAACAAATTTACATGTTACATATTGAATCAAAATAGTCTTGGTTTGGAAATatgtgtgtttatatgtgtatatgtacatatgtatagatctatgtatatatgtatacatatataattatattagaatatatatatatgttaacatatatatatatatattaaaaaaaaaaatatatatatatatatatatatatatatatataaacacacacacacacacacacacacacacacacacacacacacacacacacacacacgagaaaTCTTCCCAAACTGTTTTCCTTTCTCAGCTCTTTCACTCTGATTCCTTATTGTTATTTACAAAGCATAAAGTGACGTGTCCTTGGGCATTTAACCGGCAGAAAAATAGCAACATTACACAGATGGTTTAGCAGAAAACAACTTATAGTTCTTTGGAGCAAATAGCAAACATATTAAGTGGATCACAATTTTCTCCCTAGAGGTCAAATCACTAAATGTACTTCTTTAAATTTCAATTGATGTGAAAGAGTAGTTGCGGACTGGAGGCAAAGACATGCACACAaaggtgcacacacacacacacacacacacacacgtcgtGGGCCCAGACGTCAGCATGA
This window contains:
- the vax2 gene encoding ventral anterior homeobox 2, whose product is MFDQAAMGDGSPHRCGAKPLCPERADAKCRSPLHSSSDTPGTSSSTPTSSSEDGHDKLLGVDPDYCRRILVRDAKGTIREIVLPKGLDLDRPKRTRTSFTAEQLYRLEVEFQRCQYVVGRERTELARQLNLSETQVKVWFQNRRTKQKKDTSKDSDKRTSSSSESLATCNILRLLEQGRLLSGPAPPTPSPLLAPPHLANGSLLSGGSRGGSSASPRMGGGSPPGSLAFGLPLHALGGTPPPPPPHSLCFSVPLLGGAHHELTSAYGCGSSAFEPYMRMDRKEADLGGKKTVS